The proteins below are encoded in one region of uncultured Methanobrevibacter sp.:
- a CDS encoding cytochrome c biogenesis CcdA family protein — protein sequence MEILPLISFTTGVISILSPCILPILPIFVSVSLKSKSKLELLSFIGGLITIFIAVIFLTGFFTSVLYTYITPIRVISAIILLIIGILMFFDYSFSFKSLPNITGEGLVSSYVMGVLTSVAWAPCYTGYLISLITLLISSANPSYAVLNIIIYCIGFALTLIVMSFIISKINLEKLISKAKYIPKIFAVLVIFGALYLLFDALKVFI from the coding sequence ATGGAAATTCTTCCACTAATCTCATTTACAACAGGAGTAATATCCATATTGTCTCCCTGTATTTTACCAATTTTGCCTATTTTTGTTAGCGTAAGCCTTAAATCCAAATCAAAACTTGAGTTACTGTCTTTTATTGGCGGACTCATAACTATTTTCATTGCAGTTATATTTCTCACAGGTTTTTTCACATCAGTTCTTTATACATATATCACCCCAATCAGAGTCATATCAGCAATAATCCTTCTGATAATAGGAATTCTGATGTTTTTTGACTATTCATTTTCATTTAAAAGCCTGCCTAATATCACAGGTGAGGGTCTTGTATCATCATACGTTATGGGAGTTCTCACATCCGTTGCATGGGCTCCATGCTATACTGGATATCTGATATCCCTTATCACATTGCTTATAAGCTCTGCTAATCCGTCATATGCTGTATTAAACATTATCATATACTGCATCGGTTTTGCTTTGACACTGATTGTAATGAGCTTTATAATATCAAAAATCAACCTGGAGAAACTGATTTCAAAGGCAAAATACATTCCTAAAATATTTGCGGTTCTTGTAATCTTCGGAGCGCTCTATCTTCTCTTTGATGCTCTTAAGGTCTTTATCTGA
- a CDS encoding YgjV family protein has translation MGLALNIIIGNAISFVAGIFLILSMVVNDEKRAYKHQFLNAFVLMISSVFFLSWTGVTTMAIAATRNIMVYKDRLTLNWTIFFIVLSVAVGLAVNTMGIIGLLPIMAIIQITICNYALKEIKWIKLSFIVNELFYIVYFLAIWDFSSFGIESITALIGLVSFFKLIHDEK, from the coding sequence ATGGGTCTGGCTTTAAACATTATAATAGGTAATGCAATTTCTTTTGTTGCAGGCATTTTTCTGATTTTGAGTATGGTTGTCAATGATGAGAAAAGGGCATACAAGCATCAGTTTCTAAACGCATTTGTCCTTATGATTTCATCCGTTTTCTTTTTGTCCTGGACCGGCGTTACCACCATGGCAATAGCTGCAACAAGAAACATTATGGTATACAAGGACCGTCTGACACTCAACTGGACAATATTTTTCATTGTCCTGTCTGTTGCCGTTGGCCTTGCAGTAAATACCATGGGAATTATCGGGCTTTTACCTATAATGGCTATTATTCAGATTACAATCTGCAATTACGCTTTAAAAGAGATCAAATGGATTAAGCTCAGTTTCATTGTAAATGAACTGTTTTATATAGTCTATTTCCTTGCGATATGGGACTTTTCTTCATTCGGTATAGAAAGCATAACTGCACTTATTGGTCTTGTTTCATTTTTCAAGCTGATTCATGATGAAAAATAA
- a CDS encoding toxic anion resistance protein produces MAEFSLDIDEIKNDVETTLKEEEKKLENSNIKTQANSNAVAIFDADFTDPQSRDRIMKPLDSFGLTDMSKSASRNEMLATRFVDLQKGGKDSENIGEKLAELDRQMKDLDPSKVDFTKKGVFGNLLNPVRKYFEKYEKAEGAISNIMESLDKSSKVLQNDNTTLLNEENYLREVTNKLLADIELGKQMDESIEAQIQEAELNGVPADKIKFVREEILFPLRQRIMDMQQMIVVNQQGIVSLNVIRRNNKELIRGVYRAKNVTLSALRTAVMVASALYDQKIVMDKINILNSTTENIIETTSHMLREQGSEIQKHSAETMISPDVLKASFLEALQAIEDVSTYKEQALPKMKETIDMFSDMANDGQKVVDKIETNNRNLME; encoded by the coding sequence ATGGCTGAATTTTCCCTAGATATTGATGAAATTAAAAATGATGTAGAAACAACCTTGAAAGAGGAAGAAAAAAAATTAGAAAATTCTAATATAAAAACTCAGGCAAATAGTAATGCTGTTGCAATATTTGACGCTGATTTCACTGATCCTCAATCAAGAGACCGTATCATGAAACCACTGGATTCATTCGGTTTGACTGACATGTCCAAATCCGCAAGCAGAAATGAAATGCTTGCTACAAGATTTGTTGATTTGCAGAAAGGCGGCAAAGACTCTGAAAATATCGGAGAAAAACTCGCTGAACTTGACAGGCAAATGAAAGATCTTGACCCAAGCAAAGTCGATTTCACTAAAAAAGGTGTTTTCGGCAATCTGCTTAATCCTGTCAGAAAATACTTCGAAAAATATGAAAAAGCTGAAGGAGCTATTTCAAACATTATGGAGTCACTGGACAAAAGCAGTAAAGTGCTTCAGAATGACAATACAACTCTTTTAAACGAAGAAAACTACTTAAGAGAAGTAACCAACAAACTGCTGGCAGACATTGAACTTGGTAAACAGATGGATGAATCAATTGAAGCACAAATTCAGGAAGCTGAACTCAACGGCGTTCCTGCTGACAAAATCAAGTTCGTACGTGAGGAAATACTCTTCCCTCTAAGACAGAGAATCATGGATATGCAGCAGATGATTGTTGTAAACCAGCAGGGTATTGTATCCCTGAATGTTATCAGAAGAAACAACAAGGAACTTATACGCGGTGTATACCGTGCTAAAAACGTTACCTTATCTGCTTTAAGAACTGCTGTAATGGTTGCAAGCGCTTTATATGATCAGAAAATCGTAATGGATAAAATCAACATATTGAATTCAACCACTGAAAACATTATTGAAACCACATCCCATATGCTAAGAGAGCAGGGAAGTGAAATTCAAAAGCACAGTGCAGAGACTATGATATCTCCTGATGTTTTAAAAGCATCATTTTTAGAAGCTCTCCAGGCTATTGAAGATGTAAGCACATATAAGGAACAGGCACTTCCTAAAATGAAAGAAACAATTGATATGTTCAGTGACATGGCAAATGACGGTCAGAAAGTTGTTGACAAAATAGAAACAAACAACAGAAATCTAATGGAATAA
- a CDS encoding zinc-ribbon domain-containing protein, which translates to MSKKCPECGESVPQEAHFCANCGYDFFRKDSLNSTSSKSSSGIFSDGKIFLVLIAIVIIVGAGVVISMGFGGGNHNNQADDTPKHEVDLTITDVNGWDSDGSSKKSYSLYTEAIFNKVPSDLKGYNIRTVYMDENNTQIGQETETLANVYYDTDYPISFAYYTTFKKPNPDHVNVEIIKDGKVIDNFTSIIDKTGIDYLN; encoded by the coding sequence ATGTCTAAAAAATGTCCGGAATGCGGTGAATCTGTTCCTCAGGAAGCACATTTCTGTGCCAATTGCGGATATGATTTTTTCAGAAAGGATTCGCTTAATTCAACAAGTTCCAAAAGCAGTTCAGGAATATTTTCAGACGGAAAAATTTTTCTGGTGCTGATAGCTATTGTTATTATAGTAGGTGCAGGTGTGGTTATTTCAATGGGGTTCGGTGGCGGAAATCATAATAATCAAGCTGATGACACTCCAAAGCATGAAGTTGACCTGACCATTACAGACGTTAACGGTTGGGATTCAGACGGTTCAAGTAAAAAATCATATAGCCTATATACAGAAGCAATATTTAACAAAGTCCCTTCAGATTTGAAAGGATATAACATCAGAACAGTTTATATGGATGAAAATAATACACAGATTGGTCAGGAAACAGAAACTTTGGCAAATGTTTATTATGATACTGATTATCCGATAAGCTTTGCTTATTATACCACATTTAAAAAACCTAATCCGGACCATGTAAATGTGGAAATTATAAAAGATGGAAAAGTAATAGATAATTTTACATCTATAATAGATAAAACAGGTATTGATTATTTAAATTAA
- a CDS encoding V4R domain-containing protein has product MTTSNPIQIILNDNKTNQQMVGIDIIKSPMKYEILDLLRHDEMNFEEIVENTSKSKASVSMHLRDLREEGIVNYKADPRDNRKKIFYLNADFLGSIDSKQIKKNYKNQTKLLIDEFIQQGEINYVTLLTHTFKSILMEYGMDISPILQKIGNYIGEYLFSQLYDENLENFLDNISLYWRENNLGEIQFDTENKIRITCIDCFESFNFPKSGLPICNLEKGMLEKLFNSYFKLDLNIEEVKCYSMGDGKCVYEIQP; this is encoded by the coding sequence ATGACTACCTCAAACCCGATACAAATAATATTAAACGATAATAAAACAAACCAGCAGATGGTCGGAATTGACATCATTAAAAGTCCAATGAAATATGAAATTCTCGACCTGCTTAGACACGACGAAATGAACTTCGAAGAAATAGTTGAAAATACATCTAAATCCAAAGCCAGCGTATCTATGCATCTAAGGGATTTACGCGAAGAAGGGATTGTGAACTATAAAGCAGACCCCCGCGACAATAGAAAAAAGATTTTCTATTTGAATGCCGATTTTTTAGGATCAATTGATTCTAAACAAATCAAGAAAAACTATAAAAACCAGACTAAATTATTGATAGACGAGTTTATTCAACAGGGCGAAATAAACTACGTTACATTGCTGACCCATACCTTCAAATCCATTTTAATGGAATACGGGATGGATATTTCCCCAATTTTGCAGAAAATCGGAAATTACATTGGCGAATACCTGTTCAGCCAATTATACGACGAAAATCTGGAAAACTTCCTGGACAATATATCCCTATACTGGAGAGAAAATAATTTAGGCGAAATACAATTCGATACTGAAAACAAAATACGAATAACTTGCATAGATTGTTTTGAATCATTCAATTTTCCAAAATCAGGACTGCCTATATGCAATCTGGAAAAAGGAATGCTAGAAAAACTTTTCAATAGCTATTTCAAACTCGATTTAAACATTGAAGAAGTTAAATGTTATTCAATGGGCGATGGAAAATGTGTTTATGAAATTCAACCCTAA
- a CDS encoding amidohydrolase family protein: MQKIVNAHCHIYPEKIADKAVTGIRDFYDLDMSLNGKLDDLIRDGNTVGVTHYLVHSVATTPKQVKSINEFIAESVNTHPDLFTGFGTLHPDSEDIQGDFDYLIELGLKGVKLHPDFQMFAMNEEKAFRIGEVVSKGNVPMLVHCGDFRYNYSNPEQIKPFLDKFPDITFIGAHFAGWSMWEEATEKLAGTPNLYVDLSSSLYDLTPETALRLIHAYGADRVLWGTDYPMWESESEMEYFNRIDLTDEERELILYKNASKLLGLE, translated from the coding sequence ATGCAAAAAATAGTAAATGCACATTGTCACATATATCCTGAAAAAATAGCAGATAAAGCAGTAACTGGAATTAGAGACTTTTATGATTTGGATATGTCACTGAACGGAAAATTGGATGATTTGATAAGAGACGGAAATACAGTTGGAGTAACACACTATCTGGTGCATTCAGTTGCCACTACTCCAAAACAGGTCAAATCAATTAATGAATTTATTGCAGAATCCGTGAATACGCATCCGGATTTGTTTACAGGTTTCGGAACACTTCACCCAGACAGCGAAGACATCCAGGGCGATTTTGATTATCTGATAGAGCTTGGACTTAAAGGAGTAAAACTGCATCCTGACTTTCAGATGTTTGCAATGAATGAAGAAAAAGCATTCAGAATCGGAGAAGTTGTAAGCAAAGGCAATGTTCCTATGCTTGTTCACTGCGGAGATTTCAGATACAACTACTCAAATCCTGAACAGATTAAACCCTTCCTTGACAAGTTTCCAGACATTACATTTATCGGAGCTCATTTTGCAGGATGGAGCATGTGGGAGGAAGCTACCGAAAAGCTTGCCGGAACTCCAAATCTTTATGTGGATTTAAGCTCAAGTCTTTATGACCTTACACCCGAAACTGCCTTAAGACTGATTCATGCATATGGTGCTGACAGAGTTCTGTGGGGAACCGATTATCCTATGTGGGAATCTGAAAGCGAAATGGAATACTTTAACAGGATTGATCTCACAGATGAAGAAAGGGAACTGATTTTATACAAAAACGCTTCCAAACTTTTAGGACTCGAATAA
- a CDS encoding MarR family transcriptional regulator, translating into MDDKQKVIEAFRNSEDPLNAKKVSELSGVEKKEVDKIMKELKKDETIVSPKRCYWTLADK; encoded by the coding sequence ATGGATGATAAGCAGAAAGTAATTGAAGCATTCAGAAATTCTGAAGACCCTCTAAACGCAAAAAAGGTCAGTGAATTATCTGGTGTTGAGAAAAAAGAAGTGGATAAAATAATGAAAGAACTCAAAAAAGATGAAACAATCGTTTCACCTAAAAGATGTTACTGGACTCTTGCAGATAAATAA
- a CDS encoding uracil-DNA glycosylase, whose product MIGNDWDLILKEEFEKDYFKKIMEFVDAEYASKTVYPPYDDIFNAFKLTPFSDVKVVIIGQDPYHEKGQAHGLAFSTPEGRPIPRSLKNIFKEISSEYDCPIPQSGCLEKWAKQGVFLLNTVLTVEEGNANSHSDCGWQTFTDKVIESLNEHTMPVVFLLWGKQAEKKKELITSPNHLVLVTSHPSPFSARRGFFGSNHFKMANEFLKENKMDEINWRLD is encoded by the coding sequence ATGATTGGAAACGACTGGGATTTGATTTTAAAAGAAGAGTTTGAAAAGGATTATTTTAAAAAGATTATGGAATTTGTTGATGCTGAATACGCTTCAAAAACAGTATATCCTCCATATGATGATATATTCAATGCATTTAAGCTAACACCTTTCAGTGATGTTAAAGTGGTCATTATAGGCCAGGACCCTTATCATGAGAAAGGTCAGGCCCACGGACTTGCTTTTTCAACACCTGAGGGAAGACCGATACCACGATCTCTTAAAAACATATTTAAGGAAATCAGCAGTGAATATGACTGTCCGATACCTCAATCAGGATGTCTTGAAAAATGGGCCAAGCAGGGAGTATTTCTTTTAAATACTGTACTCACGGTTGAAGAGGGCAATGCCAATTCACACAGTGACTGCGGATGGCAGACATTCACTGATAAAGTTATAGAAAGTTTAAATGAACACACAATGCCGGTTGTATTTCTTCTGTGGGGAAAACAGGCGGAAAAGAAAAAAGAGCTAATCACCAGTCCGAATCATCTGGTTTTAGTCACATCACACCCTTCACCGTTTTCAGCAAGACGTGGATTTTTCGGGTCAAATCACTTTAAGATGGCAAACGAATTTTTAAAGGAAAATAAAATGGATGAAATTAACTGGAGACTTGACTGA
- a CDS encoding thioredoxin fold domain-containing protein, with protein sequence MKNHRIFLISLIILAAISLSAVYSADSTQLVDGLNATSDLNQALSDAASQNKTVFLLFDQSSCYYCDLLKQDVLSNSDVQKELNENFIVVCVDVNKNATLAGQHKVVGTPDCIFLDSTGKEVHRIDGYLPADEFLNSIKEI encoded by the coding sequence ATGAAAAATCATAGGATTTTTTTAATTTCATTAATTATCCTTGCAGCAATCTCACTATCTGCAGTATACAGTGCCGATTCAACTCAGCTGGTTGACGGTTTAAATGCAACATCAGATTTAAATCAGGCATTAAGTGATGCAGCTTCACAGAACAAAACTGTTTTTCTGCTTTTTGATCAGTCAAGCTGCTATTACTGCGATTTGTTAAAGCAGGATGTATTAAGCAACAGTGATGTTCAAAAAGAATTGAATGAGAATTTCATTGTTGTGTGCGTTGATGTAAACAAAAATGCTACACTTGCAGGCCAGCACAAGGTTGTAGGCACTCCGGACTGCATATTTCTTGATTCTACAGGCAAAGAAGTCCACAGGATAGACGGATATCTGCCTGCAGATGAATTTTTAAACTCAATCAAGGAGATTTAG
- the sstT gene encoding serine/threonine transporter SstT has translation MDLLSFVKKWTESSLILKIIIGLIIGAVLGILVPQYSIIGLPGDLFVSALKAIAPILVFVLVTSAISKAKSGIAQRFKTVIVLYLFSTFLAAMVAIIGSYMFPVTMHLSAASTATTPGGLGEIVSNLLLNIFQNPIKSLAEGEYLGILFWSVVLGIAIKNVGRDSTKDVLDDLAEAITRVVRAVIQCAPFGIMGLVFKSVSESGIGIFTQYGQLILLLVGCIGFVAFVTDPLIAGFALKRNPYPLVLTCLRESGITAFFSRSSAANVPVNMELCSKLGLDKDFYSISIPLGSTINMEGAAVTITVMTLAVCNTIGIHVAFPLAVILCIISTLGACGSSGVAGGSLLLIPMACSLFGISPDISMQAVAVGFIIGVIQDSCETALNSAGDALFSATAEYYDRSKKGEPVNFLGEFAK, from the coding sequence ATGGATTTGTTGAGTTTTGTTAAAAAATGGACAGAATCAAGTTTAATTTTAAAAATTATTATTGGATTGATTATAGGGGCAGTTTTAGGAATTTTAGTTCCGCAATATTCGATAATCGGATTGCCGGGTGATTTGTTTGTAAGTGCACTTAAGGCAATTGCTCCGATTTTGGTATTTGTACTGGTTACCTCAGCAATTTCAAAGGCAAAAAGCGGTATTGCACAAAGGTTTAAGACAGTTATAGTTCTGTATTTGTTCAGTACATTTTTGGCAGCTATGGTGGCTATTATCGGAAGTTACATGTTTCCGGTTACTATGCATTTGTCTGCAGCAAGTACTGCCACTACTCCGGGCGGACTTGGAGAAATAGTATCAAATCTGCTTTTAAACATTTTCCAAAATCCTATCAAGTCTCTGGCTGAAGGTGAGTATCTTGGAATACTTTTCTGGTCAGTAGTATTAGGTATTGCAATTAAAAATGTTGGTAGGGACAGCACAAAAGATGTATTGGATGACCTTGCAGAAGCGATTACCCGTGTGGTGCGTGCTGTAATTCAGTGTGCTCCTTTCGGTATTATGGGGCTTGTTTTCAAGTCAGTTTCTGAAAGTGGAATAGGAATATTTACACAATACGGGCAGCTGATTTTACTTTTAGTAGGATGCATTGGATTTGTTGCATTTGTTACAGATCCTTTAATAGCAGGATTTGCACTAAAACGAAATCCTTATCCTTTGGTATTGACATGCCTTAGAGAAAGCGGAATCACTGCATTTTTCTCAAGAAGTTCAGCGGCCAATGTTCCGGTAAATATGGAATTATGCAGTAAATTGGGCCTTGACAAGGATTTTTATTCAATAAGCATTCCTTTGGGTTCAACCATTAATATGGAAGGTGCCGCAGTGACAATTACGGTAATGACCCTTGCGGTATGTAACACTATAGGAATCCATGTGGCATTTCCTTTGGCAGTCATATTATGTATAATCTCTACCCTGGGAGCATGCGGTTCATCAGGTGTGGCCGGAGGTTCACTTCTACTGATTCCTATGGCATGTTCACTGTTCGGAATATCTCCAGACATTTCCATGCAGGCTGTTGCAGTCGGATTTATAATTGGAGTAATTCAGGATTCCTGTGAAACTGCACTAAATTCCGCCGGTGATGCACTGTTTTCAGCTACAGCAGAATATTATGACCGATCCAAAAAAGGAGAACCCGTTAATTTCTTAGGAGAATTTGCAAAATGA
- a CDS encoding NAD(P)/FAD-dependent oxidoreductase yields the protein MDYDVIYIGSGNAAWQGGRFLRKAGLKILIVEESLYGGTCANRGCNSKALLDAPYEIKALADNFEGVGKAGNFEVDWPSLMKFKRKRIANMAPFLDGKFDEYDLDVAHGKGVIIDEHTVQVGEKQFTTDKIVIATGLKPVIPDIPGKEYLHDSTDYLDIDELPNHAIIIGAGFVGMEFASILAEAGLSADVIIRGNMALKYFHQPYVQKVIEILKEKNIRFHFNQTVKEVISNVQIDDPLAKVLNVASAQNSDELLRDPEAKIDNKAYEDGFKVVCDSGLELTGDYVVAAMGREANVEDIGLENVGLTYTSKGIKVNGHLQTEIPNIYASGDVADTGVAKLVTVAIHHSKYLAKELLGEADEITYPVVPAVAYTIPRIATVGVPAYVAEESDEYEVHQIRYGNSYSLELKNDTTAEAKVIVDKDLQIVGAEIYAADAENVANMFAFIINKKITLEELDYMIYAFPSSSSVCLYKLHNIHYDL from the coding sequence ATGGATTATGATGTTATTTATATTGGAAGCGGAAATGCCGCTTGGCAAGGTGGCCGATTTTTAAGAAAAGCAGGCCTTAAAATATTAATCGTAGAAGAAAGTCTTTATGGAGGAACATGCGCAAACAGAGGATGCAACTCAAAGGCACTTCTTGATGCGCCATATGAAATAAAAGCACTGGCGGATAACTTTGAAGGTGTTGGAAAAGCAGGCAACTTTGAAGTGGACTGGCCAAGCCTGATGAAATTCAAAAGAAAAAGAATCGCAAATATGGCACCGTTTCTCGATGGAAAATTCGATGAATATGACCTTGATGTGGCACACGGAAAAGGTGTTATCATAGACGAACACACAGTTCAGGTAGGCGAAAAGCAGTTTACAACAGATAAAATTGTAATAGCAACAGGTCTTAAACCTGTAATTCCCGACATTCCAGGTAAAGAGTATCTACATGACAGTACAGATTATCTTGATATCGATGAGCTTCCAAATCATGCAATTATCATAGGAGCAGGATTTGTAGGTATGGAATTTGCTTCAATATTAGCCGAAGCGGGACTCAGCGCAGATGTAATCATCAGGGGAAACATGGCACTGAAATACTTCCACCAGCCTTACGTCCAGAAGGTCATTGAGATTTTAAAGGAAAAAAATATCAGATTCCATTTTAACCAGACAGTAAAAGAAGTCATAAGCAATGTCCAAATCGATGATCCTCTCGCTAAAGTTTTAAATGTTGCAAGTGCACAAAATTCAGATGAACTTTTAAGAGACCCTGAGGCAAAAATTGACAATAAGGCATATGAAGACGGATTTAAAGTAGTCTGTGACAGCGGACTTGAGCTGACCGGGGATTATGTCGTTGCAGCTATGGGAAGAGAAGCCAATGTGGAAGATATAGGTCTTGAAAACGTCGGTTTAACTTATACAAGCAAGGGAATCAAGGTAAACGGACACCTGCAGACTGAAATTCCTAACATCTATGCTTCAGGTGACGTTGCAGATACCGGCGTTGCAAAGCTTGTAACTGTTGCAATACATCACTCAAAATACCTCGCAAAAGAGCTTTTAGGAGAAGCTGATGAGATAACCTATCCTGTTGTTCCTGCAGTTGCATATACAATACCAAGAATTGCTACAGTAGGTGTACCTGCATATGTTGCAGAGGAAAGTGATGAATATGAAGTTCACCAGATTAGATATGGTAATTCATACTCTCTGGAGCTTAAAAACGACACAACCGCAGAGGCAAAAGTCATTGTAGATAAGGACCTTCAGATTGTCGGTGCAGAAATCTATGCTGCAGATGCTGAAAACGTCGCAAACATGTTTGCATTCATAATAAACAAAAAGATAACTCTTGAAGAGCTTGACTATATGATTTACGCATTCCCTTCAAGCAGCTCAGTATGTCTGTATAAACTGCACAATATCCATTATGATTTATAG
- a CDS encoding pyridoxamine 5'-phosphate oxidase family protein — MFRKMRRSKQKLSEDECIDILIKYPRGVLALLGDDDYPYAIPMSHVYVDGKIYFHGAQKGHKNDAVKKYSKCSYCVMDEGVKNDGEWWYTFKSVIAFGKIRTLTDKDDKIDKLTHLGDRFFPTHEETVDEINRLIDRTEVFEITIEHLSGKIVVEK, encoded by the coding sequence ATGTTTAGAAAAATGAGAAGGTCAAAACAAAAGCTTTCCGAGGACGAATGTATTGATATATTGATTAAATATCCCCGAGGTGTTCTGGCGCTTTTGGGAGATGACGACTATCCTTATGCAATTCCAATGAGTCATGTTTACGTTGACGGTAAAATCTATTTTCACGGTGCTCAAAAGGGTCATAAAAACGATGCTGTTAAAAAATACTCAAAATGTTCCTACTGCGTAATGGATGAAGGTGTCAAAAATGACGGTGAATGGTGGTATACATTCAAAAGCGTTATTGCATTCGGCAAAATCAGAACACTAACTGATAAGGATGACAAGATTGATAAGCTGACTCATCTGGGAGACAGGTTCTTTCCTACTCATGAAGAAACTGTTGATGAAATCAACCGTCTGATTGACAGGACTGAAGTTTTTGAAATAACCATTGAGCATTTAAGCGGTAAAATTGTTGTTGAAAAATGA
- a CDS encoding malate dehydrogenase yields MVKVSIMGSTGIIGKNVAFTLARADTVDEIVFFARPQSVDKAKGETFDMYDALAAEDIDCKLTPTDDFNDLKNSEIVLITAGVHREEGMNRRDLAIPNSEIVAEYAHQISVHAPDSIIMVATNPVDVMTTVAYKASGFKKTKVIGIGNHLDSLRLKAYFSRQININSSEVHTRVIGEHGDHMVPLLSSTTIGGIPLKYFVRAVDMEVPRLVNRLKKAGNTIISKKGATEYGPAFAIANLISTIITDSHKILTVSTYLEGEIADVHDVSIGVPAVLSKNGIAMIVPIHMNDFELHEFKEAAEAIKETTDIVMDNLNK; encoded by the coding sequence ATGGTAAAAGTAAGTATAATGGGGTCAACAGGAATAATTGGAAAAAATGTTGCATTTACCCTAGCAAGGGCGGATACTGTTGATGAAATAGTATTTTTTGCAAGGCCCCAAAGTGTGGATAAGGCTAAAGGCGAAACTTTTGATATGTATGATGCGCTGGCAGCTGAAGATATAGACTGTAAATTAACACCGACTGATGATTTTAATGATTTGAAAAATTCAGAAATTGTGCTTATTACTGCTGGAGTTCACCGTGAAGAGGGGATGAACAGACGTGATTTGGCAATTCCTAATTCTGAGATCGTAGCCGAATATGCTCACCAGATTTCAGTTCATGCACCGGATTCAATCATAATGGTTGCAACCAATCCGGTTGATGTAATGACAACCGTTGCATATAAGGCTTCCGGATTTAAGAAAACCAAGGTAATAGGTATCGGAAACCACCTGGATTCATTAAGGCTTAAAGCTTATTTCTCAAGACAAATCAACATCAACAGTTCTGAAGTGCATACACGTGTTATAGGCGAACATGGAGATCATATGGTTCCTCTTTTAAGTTCAACAACAATCGGTGGTATTCCGTTGAAGTATTTCGTACGTGCTGTTGATATGGAAGTTCCAAGACTGGTAAACAGACTCAAAAAAGCGGGAAATACAATCATTTCAAAAAAAGGCGCCACAGAATATGGTCCGGCATTTGCTATTGCAAATTTAATTTCAACAATAATCACTGATTCTCATAAAATACTGACAGTTTCAACATATCTTGAAGGAGAAATTGCAGATGTACATGATGTCTCTATTGGAGTTCCGGCAGTACTATCCAAAAACGGTATTGCAATGATTGTACCTATTCATATGAATGATTTTGAACTTCATGAATTCAAGGAAGCTGCAGAAGCTATCAAAGAGACTACCGATATCGTTATGGATAATTTGAATAAGTAG
- the dtd gene encoding D-aminoacyl-tRNA deacylase has product MKLVVQRVTHASVKVDGDVTGKIDEGLMALVGFGENDTQKEADYLARKLAKLRVFADDEGKMNKSVLDIGGKLLLVPQFTLYGKVKKYRPSFHRALAPDKATELFDYFVEKCREYVEVQTGVFGAYMKVDLLNDGPVTIILEKEFDD; this is encoded by the coding sequence ATGAAACTGGTAGTACAGAGAGTAACACACGCAAGCGTTAAAGTAGACGGTGATGTCACAGGTAAAATTGATGAGGGGCTTATGGCGCTGGTAGGTTTCGGTGAAAACGACACTCAAAAGGAAGCCGATTATCTGGCCCGTAAACTTGCAAAGCTGAGAGTATTTGCAGATGATGAAGGCAAAATGAACAAATCAGTACTGGATATTGGAGGAAAGCTCCTGCTGGTTCCTCAGTTTACCCTATACGGCAAAGTCAAAAAATACAGGCCTTCATTTCACAGAGCCCTTGCACCTGATAAGGCAACAGAGCTTTTTGATTACTTTGTAGAAAAGTGCAGGGAATATGTTGAAGTCCAAACCGGTGTTTTCGGAGCATATATGAAAGTTGACTTGCTCAATGACGGTCCGGTAACAATAATACTTGAAAAAGAATTCGATGATTAG